Genomic window (Paenibacillus sp. 37):
CAATAATTTGCCGTTATGAACAAAAAGGAGGAGTCAGATTGAGAAAATCTTGGATTTCGATGTTGTTTCTGGTCTTTGCTTCGATGGCTTTGTTGTCCGCATGCAGTTCATCCGAGGAGTCGGGTGGAAGTAGCGACGGTAGCGGGGAGAGCGGCGGTCCTGTAACTATGACCCTCTTTGCTCCGCAAGGCAAAGCGTCCATGGAAGAGAATGAATTCACCCAATTTATCGAAGACAAGTTCGACGTTACCCTAAAATGGGATCTGGCCCCAACGGACGCCTTGCAGGATCGCAGACAATTGCTGCTGGCTAGTGGTGATTATCCCGAAGTGTTTCTTCACGGCAAGTTCACCACCTCAGACCTTCAAACCTATGGAAAACAGGGCGTGTTCCTTCCGCTACAAGATCTGATTAAGGAGTATGGTCCGAACCTGACCAAGATTATGGAAGAGAAGCCATACTTCAAAGAAGCCATTACGGCACCGGATGGCAACATCTATGCACTGCCGATCTTCAATGAATGTTACCACTGTACGTATGCACAGAAATACTGGATCAACACAGAGTGGCTCGATAATCTGGGTCTGAAAATGCCAACAACAACCGATGAACTGTATACCGTTCTGAAGGCGTTTAAGACACAGGATCCCAACGGTAACGGGAAAGCGGACGAGATTCCACTTACGGGTGCACCGAACAAGTATGTATGGAATGGCAACATTGATGCCTATCTGATGAATAGTTTCATATACAATGACAACGACAAATACCTGATCGTGAACGATGGCAAGGTGAGTTTTGCCGCCAATCAGGAAGGATGGAAGAAAGGGCTGGAGTACATGAACAAGCTGTATGCAGATGGCCTGATTGATCCAGCTTCCTTCACGCAGAACGACCAGGCCATCGGACAACTGGGCAACAAGGAAGGCGATGAAGTGGTAGGTTCCATTACGACGGCACTGGTCAGCTATCTCGTGAATACGTATGACAAAGACATCACCCGTCACCAGCACTGGGAGATCGTTCCGCCATTGAAAGGACCGGATGGGGTGCAGACGACAGGCGCCACGCAGAGCGTAGGTGAGTTTGAGTTCGCCATCACCAACAAAGCGACAGAAGCACAGCAGATTGCTGCCATCAAAATCGTAGATTACATGTTCAGTGAAGAAGGTGCGCTGTACGCGGAGTATGGACCAACCGAAGGTAAGGGCTGGAAGAAGGCAGATGCTGATGAGAAAAACATCAATGGCGAGCCGGCCAAATACAGCTACTACAACCTGCCTGAGCGTGATCCGAACGTTGTTGTGAACGAGAGCTGGTCACAGATCGGAGCGCATGACTTGTCCAACTCGTTCCGTAATCTGTTTGCCGAAGGGCAGAATCCTTTAGAAGCAGAGGGTTATGGTACACGTCTGGCGCAAGCTACCAATGTGTATGAACCCTATGCACCAAAAGAAGTATACCCTGCGAACGTGTTTATCCGTCCAGAGGATACGGAATCAGCTGCACAACTGACTACGGCCATCAAGGATTATGTGCAGACAAATATGGCGCAGTTCATTATCGGTAGCAAGAGCATTGATAAGGAATGGGATGCATATGTCAAAGGCTTCGATGGTCTTGGGCTGAGTAATTATCTTGAGATCTACCAGCGCGCCATTGAGAAGAATCAATAATTGTTGAAGGATTCAATATAGAGGCTGTCCCGTCTGTCACCCGTGACCGGGACAGTCTTCTCCTATGACAACCCCACGTCATCCGATATAATGTACTGAATATTTATGGAAAATTAGCGATCAGCACAAATGATTGTCGTCATTCAGCATGAACAGTAATGGTGGGGGGATCTCGGAGATGAACAACAATTGGTTTAGACGTTTGCTGTTATCGTATCTGCCTGTTTTCTTTATTGTGACGACCATTCTATTCTTTATTTTCTTCCAGGTCTTCAATGAACAGAACCGTAGAGAAGCGCTTAAGGCCAATGAATTCCTGGCCTCACAGGTCACACAATATCTGGACAACTCTTTGCGCTCCATTGACTTCAAGGTACTGCGTGAGATTTTGACCAACCCTAACTTGAAGAATTATTTCTCGGTATCTGGCAGCGATGATGTGTATGCCGGCATTCAGGCGGTCCAGGTAGTTGATGAATTGAAAATAGAGTATCCGCTGATCGATTCGATATATCTCGTTCGATATGGAGATGGCACGGTCTTCAGTAACGGGAAGGCTGTTCCCATTGAAGAGTTCCCGGATGCAGATTTTATTGCAGATAGCCGGACGAGGGATGAACAAAAGTGGGCAGGGGCACGAGCATTCC
Coding sequences:
- a CDS encoding extracellular solute-binding protein, whose translation is MRKSWISMLFLVFASMALLSACSSSEESGGSSDGSGESGGPVTMTLFAPQGKASMEENEFTQFIEDKFDVTLKWDLAPTDALQDRRQLLLASGDYPEVFLHGKFTTSDLQTYGKQGVFLPLQDLIKEYGPNLTKIMEEKPYFKEAITAPDGNIYALPIFNECYHCTYAQKYWINTEWLDNLGLKMPTTTDELYTVLKAFKTQDPNGNGKADEIPLTGAPNKYVWNGNIDAYLMNSFIYNDNDKYLIVNDGKVSFAANQEGWKKGLEYMNKLYADGLIDPASFTQNDQAIGQLGNKEGDEVVGSITTALVSYLVNTYDKDITRHQHWEIVPPLKGPDGVQTTGATQSVGEFEFAITNKATEAQQIAAIKIVDYMFSEEGALYAEYGPTEGKGWKKADADEKNINGEPAKYSYYNLPERDPNVVVNESWSQIGAHDLSNSFRNLFAEGQNPLEAEGYGTRLAQATNVYEPYAPKEVYPANVFIRPEDTESAAQLTTAIKDYVQTNMAQFIIGSKSIDKEWDAYVKGFDGLGLSNYLEIYQRAIEKNQ